From Pseudomonas sp. G.S.17, the proteins below share one genomic window:
- a CDS encoding glutathione S-transferase N-terminal domain-containing protein, with translation MFIKALRVGLGQLIIFGDFLTRPGKKQRTPQAQATVDAAALDLTLYQFHACPFCVKTRRTLRRLNVPVALRDAKNNEADRQTLLTEGGKIKVPCLRIDEGGKTVWMYESRVIIDYLNQRFAAV, from the coding sequence ATGTTTATCAAGGCATTAAGAGTTGGCCTGGGCCAGCTGATCATCTTCGGCGACTTCCTGACCCGCCCCGGCAAAAAGCAGCGCACGCCGCAAGCTCAGGCAACGGTCGATGCGGCAGCGCTGGACCTGACGCTGTATCAGTTTCACGCCTGCCCGTTCTGCGTGAAGACGCGCCGCACCCTGCGCCGCCTGAACGTGCCGGTTGCGCTGCGCGATGCGAAGAACAACGAGGCGGACCGTCAAACATTGCTCACCGAAGGCGGCAAGATCAAAGTCCCTTGCCTGCGCATTGATGAAGGCGGCAAAACGGTCTGGATGTACGAATCCAGGGTCATCATCGATTACCTGAATCAGCGCTTCGCTGCGGTCTGA
- a CDS encoding cysteine hydrolase family protein has protein sequence MSDPKTMFQLSGRGYAPATLSNATLIIIDAQKEYVSGPLALSGIDEAVANICLLVAAARAAKCPIVHIRHLGTVGGLFDPQGERGEFLPSLLPQDGERVVEKRLPNAFNGTGLDDLLQSLGHLDLIVCGFMSHSSISTTVRAAKDYGYRCTLVDDACATRDLPSPEGIVSARVVHRTEMAIMNDNFATLALTKDLI, from the coding sequence ATGTCAGATCCAAAGACCATGTTTCAACTCAGCGGCCGTGGTTATGCACCCGCCACTTTGAGTAATGCCACCCTGATTATCATCGATGCCCAGAAAGAATATGTCAGTGGTCCGCTGGCACTGAGCGGTATCGACGAAGCCGTCGCCAATATCTGCCTGTTGGTAGCGGCTGCCCGCGCTGCGAAATGCCCGATTGTGCATATCCGTCACCTCGGCACCGTCGGCGGCCTGTTTGACCCGCAAGGCGAGCGCGGCGAATTCCTGCCGTCGCTGCTGCCCCAGGATGGCGAGCGCGTCGTCGAAAAGCGCCTTCCCAATGCCTTCAATGGCACCGGTCTTGACGATCTGTTGCAGAGCCTTGGTCATCTGGACCTGATCGTGTGCGGCTTCATGAGCCATTCGAGCATCAGCACCACGGTCCGCGCGGCCAAGGACTACGGCTATCGCTGCACACTGGTCGATGACGCCTGTGCGACCCGCGACCTGCCAAGCCCTGAAGGCATCGTCAGCGCTCGGGTCGTGCATCGCACCGAGATGGCCATCATGAACGACAACTTCGCCACACTGGCCTTGACCAAAGACTTGATCTGA
- a CDS encoding alpha/beta fold hydrolase translates to MLRVIALILPLLTGLAYAGEPVVLQRPISLDTGTGELFGTLLLPKSDTPVPVVLIIAGSGPTDRDGNNPDGGRNDSMKRLARILAKHNIASVRYDKRGIAASKPATPDERNLSIEGYVADAEAWGQKLKADPRLGQLILLGHSEGALVASLAAEKAGAAAVISVAGTGRPVDQVLREQLQYRLPPPLLARSNQLIDEIKAGKTDDDVPAELEVVFRPSVQPYLTSLFRQDPVAAFGKLQVPALIVQGRHDIQVGVGDAQLLQQAKPDAELALIDGMNHVLRIVPNDIKRQLASYKDPQLPLASELTTRILRFIGTLPAA, encoded by the coding sequence ATGTTACGAGTTATTGCCTTGATACTTCCCTTGCTCACCGGGCTTGCCTACGCTGGCGAACCAGTTGTCCTGCAACGTCCTATCAGTCTCGACACCGGTACCGGTGAGCTGTTCGGCACCTTGTTGCTGCCTAAATCCGACACGCCAGTGCCGGTGGTGCTGATCATTGCCGGCTCCGGTCCGACGGACAGAGACGGTAACAACCCCGATGGCGGGCGCAACGACAGCATGAAGCGTCTGGCGCGCATCCTCGCCAAACACAACATTGCCAGCGTGCGTTACGACAAGCGCGGGATCGCCGCCAGCAAACCGGCCACACCGGACGAACGCAACCTGAGCATCGAAGGTTATGTGGCGGATGCCGAAGCCTGGGGACAAAAACTCAAGGCTGATCCGCGTCTGGGCCAATTGATTCTGCTGGGCCACAGCGAAGGTGCTCTGGTCGCCTCGCTGGCTGCCGAGAAAGCTGGCGCCGCTGCGGTGATTTCCGTGGCTGGCACTGGTCGCCCGGTTGATCAGGTGCTGCGCGAACAGCTTCAGTACCGTCTGCCGCCGCCGCTGCTGGCGCGCAGCAATCAGTTGATCGATGAAATCAAGGCCGGCAAGACCGACGACGATGTGCCCGCCGAGCTGGAAGTGGTATTTCGTCCCAGCGTGCAGCCGTACCTGACTTCGCTGTTCCGACAGGATCCGGTCGCTGCCTTCGGCAAGTTGCAGGTCCCGGCGCTGATCGTTCAGGGTCGCCACGACATTCAGGTCGGCGTGGGCGATGCGCAGCTTCTGCAGCAAGCCAAACCCGATGCTGAACTGGCCTTGATCGACGGCATGAACCACGTGCTGCGCATTGTGCCCAACGACATCAAACGCCAGCTCGCGTCGTACAAGGATCCGCAATTGCCCCTGGCCAGTGAACTGACTACCCGCATTCTGCGTTTCATCGGCACCCTGCCCGCCGCTTGA
- a CDS encoding glutathione S-transferase family protein: MYKVYGDYNSGNCYKIKLMLSLLGIAYQWIPVDILSGETQTPAFLEKNPNGKIPVLELEDGTCLWESNAILNFLADGSHFLPAEPRLRTQVLQWQFFEQYSHEPCIAVARFIQFYLGMPEERLAEYRSLQKAGYRALAVMEQQLKRTPYLVGEMFSIADIALYAYTHVAHQGGFDLAPYPAIQHWLARVKGQPGYVGMLD, encoded by the coding sequence ATGTATAAGGTTTATGGCGATTACAACTCGGGCAACTGCTACAAGATCAAGCTGATGCTCAGCCTGCTGGGCATTGCGTATCAATGGATTCCGGTGGACATCCTCAGCGGCGAGACCCAGACGCCGGCGTTTCTGGAAAAGAATCCCAATGGCAAGATTCCGGTCCTGGAGCTTGAAGACGGTACCTGCCTGTGGGAATCCAATGCGATCCTCAATTTCCTCGCCGATGGCAGCCATTTCCTGCCGGCCGAGCCGCGCTTGCGCACTCAGGTCTTGCAATGGCAGTTCTTCGAGCAATACAGCCACGAGCCATGTATTGCGGTTGCGCGCTTTATTCAGTTCTATCTGGGCATGCCCGAGGAACGGCTCGCTGAATACCGCTCCTTGCAGAAGGCCGGTTATCGCGCCCTGGCGGTGATGGAACAACAGCTCAAACGCACGCCGTATCTGGTGGGCGAGATGTTCTCCATCGCCGACATTGCGCTCTACGCATATACCCATGTGGCCCATCAGGGCGGTTTCGACCTGGCACCATACCCAGCCATTCAACACTGGCTGGCACGGGTCAAGGGCCAACCGGGCTATGTGGGTATGCTGGATTGA
- a CDS encoding Smr/MutS family protein has product MQDDDFSLFRNETRGVKPIKHEHADVGKPKTDRKLLARLRQSATVRTDSVTVDGLSDQFVIDVGPEDVLSWSRDGVQEGQMRKLKLGQISFEGSLDLHGMSVEVARETLWEFLAEATRLEIRCVRVTHGKAVRLDGKRPMIKSHVNTWLRQHTQILGFCSCLAKHGGAGAVYVILKRTMMEGRDE; this is encoded by the coding sequence ATGCAAGACGACGACTTTTCCCTGTTCCGAAACGAGACGCGCGGCGTCAAGCCCATCAAGCATGAACATGCGGATGTGGGCAAACCCAAGACCGATCGTAAACTTCTGGCCAGGCTGCGCCAGTCAGCAACAGTGCGCACCGATTCGGTAACCGTTGACGGCCTGTCTGATCAGTTCGTGATTGATGTGGGCCCCGAGGACGTGCTGAGCTGGTCAAGGGACGGGGTTCAGGAAGGTCAGATGCGCAAGCTCAAGCTGGGTCAGATCAGCTTCGAGGGCAGTCTGGACCTGCATGGCATGAGCGTCGAAGTGGCGCGCGAGACCTTGTGGGAATTTCTCGCCGAAGCGACCAGGCTGGAAATCCGCTGCGTGCGCGTGACCCACGGCAAGGCGGTGCGCCTGGACGGCAAGCGGCCGATGATCAAAAGCCACGTCAACACCTGGCTGCGGCAACATACCCAAATCCTGGGTTTCTGTTCATGCCTGGCCAAACACGGCGGCGCGGGAGCGGTGTACGTGATCCTCAAGCGCACCATGATGGAAGGCCGCGACGAATAA
- the folE gene encoding GTP cyclohydrolase I FolE, whose amino-acid sequence MTLEQNYTAILGQLGEDVSREGLLDTPKRAAKAMQYLCRGYEQTLEEVTNGALFSSDASEMVMVKDIELYSLCEHHLLPFIGKAHVAYIPNGKVLGLSKVARIVDMYARRLQIQENLSRQIAEAVQTVTGALGVAVVIEAKHMCMMMRGVEKQNSAMITSVMLGEFRENAATRSEFLSLIK is encoded by the coding sequence GTGACACTGGAACAGAATTACACCGCGATCCTTGGCCAACTGGGCGAAGACGTTTCCCGCGAAGGTCTGCTCGACACCCCCAAGCGTGCTGCCAAGGCGATGCAGTATCTGTGTCGCGGCTATGAGCAAACCCTGGAAGAAGTCACCAACGGCGCGCTGTTCAGCTCCGACGCCAGCGAAATGGTGATGGTCAAGGACATCGAATTGTATTCGTTGTGCGAGCACCATTTGTTGCCGTTCATTGGCAAGGCTCACGTGGCTTATATCCCCAACGGCAAAGTGCTCGGTCTGTCCAAGGTCGCGCGCATCGTCGACATGTATGCCCGTCGCTTGCAGATCCAGGAAAACCTCAGCCGCCAGATCGCCGAAGCCGTGCAGACGGTTACCGGTGCGCTGGGTGTGGCGGTGGTCATCGAAGCCAAGCACATGTGCATGATGATGCGTGGTGTCGAGAAGCAGAATTCGGCGATGATCACTTCGGTGATGCTCGGCGAATTCCGTGAAAACGCAGCGACCCGCAGCGAGTTTCTCAGCCTGATCAAGTGA
- the prmB gene encoding 50S ribosomal protein L3 N(5)-glutamine methyltransferase: MITSRLRTLRDHIRWAVSRFHEEDLFFGHGTDNAWDEARQLVLGAVHLPWEIADSYLDCRLEVDEIALLQRLIMRRVDERIPTPYLLGEAWFCGMSFIVDDRVLIPRSPIAELIENRFAPWLPDEPARILDLCTGSGCIGIACADVFPDAEVVLADLSYEALEVANQNIERHGVDTRVYTVQGDGFDGLPGQRFDLIVSNPPYVDAEDFADMPDEYQHEPELALACGSDGLNLVRRMLSQAADHLTDKGLLIVEVGNSQVHVQALYPEVDFAWLDFLRGGHGVFMLTAAQCRDHQALFETRV, from the coding sequence GTGATCACATCCCGCTTGCGTACGCTGCGCGACCATATCCGTTGGGCGGTCAGTCGCTTTCACGAAGAAGACCTGTTTTTCGGGCACGGTACCGATAACGCGTGGGATGAAGCCCGGCAACTGGTGCTGGGTGCGGTCCACCTGCCTTGGGAAATTGCTGACAGCTATCTGGATTGCCGCCTTGAAGTCGATGAGATTGCGCTCCTGCAGCGCTTGATCATGCGCCGCGTCGACGAGCGCATCCCGACGCCTTATCTGCTCGGCGAAGCCTGGTTCTGCGGGATGTCGTTCATTGTCGATGATCGCGTGCTGATTCCACGCTCACCCATTGCCGAGCTGATCGAAAATCGCTTTGCGCCCTGGTTGCCCGACGAACCGGCGCGGATTCTCGATCTGTGCACAGGCTCCGGTTGCATCGGCATTGCCTGCGCCGACGTATTTCCGGACGCTGAAGTGGTGCTTGCGGATCTGTCCTATGAAGCGCTGGAAGTGGCCAATCAGAACATCGAGCGCCATGGCGTGGATACTCGCGTGTACACCGTGCAGGGCGATGGTTTCGATGGTTTGCCGGGGCAGCGCTTTGACCTGATCGTCTCCAATCCGCCTTATGTCGACGCTGAAGACTTCGCCGATATGCCTGACGAATACCAACACGAGCCTGAACTGGCGCTGGCATGCGGCAGTGATGGCTTGAATCTGGTCCGGCGTATGCTCAGCCAGGCCGCCGATCATTTGACCGACAAGGGTTTGTTGATCGTCGAGGTCGGCAACAGTCAGGTTCATGTGCAGGCGCTGTACCCGGAAGTGGACTTCGCCTGGCTGGACTTCCTGCGCGGCGGGCATGGCGTGTTCATGCTGACCGCTGCCCAGTGCCGGGACCATCAGGCGTTGTTTGAAACCCGGGTGTGA
- a CDS encoding PLP-dependent aminotransferase family protein — translation MAFSERVSRLKSSLIREILAAAQRPEVMSFAGGLPAEAMLPRVEWADMPVALGQYGMSEGEPELREALADEARAIGLPCDASQVLIVSGSQQTLDLAAKLYIDKGTEIVLEAPTYLAALQIFQLFGADCLTVPLQADGPDLLALRQRLEQHKPAFAYLIPTFQNPSAVRYSEASREAVAALLDEFGVTLIEDEPYRDLTFDGGSARPIASRLKKASWIYTGTVSKTLLPGLRVGYLIASPDLFPHLLRLKQSADLHTNRLGQWQALQWIGTEHYRKHLLQLQDFYRGRRDAFEVALQEHFGDLAEWNSPQGGLFFWLTLRQPLDTRTLLNAALAQDVAFMPGEPFFADPDANHGYLRLNFSHIDPARLGEGLKRLAVVVRMAQQQQAA, via the coding sequence ATGGCATTCTCCGAACGCGTTTCCCGCCTGAAAAGCTCCTTGATTCGTGAAATTCTCGCGGCAGCGCAGCGCCCGGAAGTCATGTCGTTTGCTGGCGGTCTGCCGGCGGAAGCCATGCTGCCCCGTGTGGAGTGGGCCGACATGCCCGTGGCGTTGGGCCAATACGGCATGAGCGAAGGTGAGCCCGAGTTGCGCGAAGCCCTGGCTGATGAAGCCCGCGCCATTGGTCTGCCCTGCGATGCCAGCCAGGTATTGATCGTCAGCGGTTCGCAACAAACCCTGGATCTGGCCGCCAAGCTGTACATCGACAAAGGCACGGAAATCGTCCTGGAAGCGCCGACTTACCTGGCTGCGCTGCAGATATTCCAGCTGTTCGGTGCTGACTGCCTGACCGTACCGTTGCAGGCCGACGGCCCGGATCTGCTTGCGCTGCGTCAGCGCCTGGAGCAGCACAAACCAGCGTTTGCCTACCTGATTCCGACGTTCCAGAACCCGTCTGCGGTGCGTTACAGCGAGGCCAGTCGCGAGGCGGTCGCGGCGCTGCTGGATGAGTTCGGCGTGACGTTGATCGAAGACGAACCGTATCGTGACCTGACCTTCGATGGCGGCAGCGCACGACCGATTGCCAGTCGCCTGAAAAAAGCCAGCTGGATCTACACCGGCACCGTGTCGAAAACCTTGTTGCCCGGCTTGCGCGTCGGCTACCTGATTGCCAGTCCTGATCTGTTCCCGCATTTGCTGCGATTGAAGCAGTCCGCCGACCTGCACACCAATCGGCTGGGCCAATGGCAGGCGCTGCAATGGATCGGCACCGAACACTACCGCAAGCATTTGTTGCAATTGCAGGACTTCTATCGTGGGCGTCGCGATGCATTCGAAGTCGCCCTGCAAGAGCATTTCGGCGATCTGGCCGAGTGGAACAGCCCGCAAGGCGGATTGTTTTTCTGGCTGACGTTGCGGCAACCGTTGGATACTCGGACCTTGCTCAATGCAGCGTTGGCACAGGATGTTGCGTTTATGCCCGGCGAGCCGTTTTTTGCTGACCCGGATGCCAATCATGGCTATCTGCGTTTGAACTTCAGCCACATCGACCCGGCCCGCCTCGGCGAAGGTCTGAAGCGACTGGCGGTGGTCGTGCGAATGGCTCAGCAGCAACAAGCGGCTTAA
- a CDS encoding lysozyme inhibitor LprI family protein, whose translation MRFSMMAVLAFMALGIGCSAQAQIQDCDGTQGEMNACAGKQLATLDADLNKQYKAQMSYLKDAAQKQSLKDAQVKWIAFRDADCLYQVGKREDSGSIWPLLQSQCLAEHTELRVKQLKAYVACRQDGCPN comes from the coding sequence ATGCGTTTTTCGATGATGGCGGTGCTGGCATTCATGGCGCTGGGCATAGGCTGTTCGGCACAGGCGCAGATCCAGGATTGCGATGGCACCCAAGGCGAAATGAACGCCTGCGCGGGCAAGCAATTGGCAACGCTGGATGCGGATCTGAATAAACAGTACAAGGCGCAGATGAGCTATCTCAAAGACGCCGCGCAGAAGCAGTCGCTCAAGGATGCGCAGGTCAAGTGGATCGCGTTTCGCGACGCCGATTGCCTGTATCAGGTGGGTAAACGCGAGGATTCCGGGTCAATCTGGCCGCTGCTGCAATCCCAGTGTCTGGCCGAGCACACTGAGTTGCGGGTCAAGCAATTGAAAGCTTACGTCGCCTGTCGCCAGGACGGTTGCCCGAACTGA
- a CDS encoding benzoate/H(+) symporter BenE family transporter: protein MTDTTQAPLRPLADSSASAIVAGFIAMMTGCTSSLVLMFQAGQAAGLTTAQISSWIWALFMGMAVCSIGLSLRYRTPITVAWSTPGAALLVTSLGGVAYPEAIGAFITCAVLVMICGLTGSFERLVRRLPASLAAALLAGILFKIGSEIFVAAQHRTALVLGMFFTYLIVKRLSPRYAVLGALLVGVALAGVLGLLDFSGFALEVALPVWTTPEFSLAATISIGIPLFVVAMTSQNMPGIAVLRADGYQVPASPLISATGIASLILAPFGSHGINLAAISAAICTGPHAHEDRDKRYTAAVWCGIFYGIAGIFGATLAALFAAFPKELVLSIAALALFGSIINGLTVAMNEPKEREAALITFMVTASGLTLFSIGSAFWGIVAGVLTLLILNGRRG from the coding sequence ATGACTGATACCACACAAGCCCCGTTACGCCCGCTGGCGGACTCTTCCGCGTCAGCCATTGTTGCCGGGTTTATCGCCATGATGACCGGCTGCACCAGCTCGCTGGTCTTGATGTTCCAGGCTGGTCAGGCGGCGGGCTTGACCACGGCGCAGATTTCCTCATGGATCTGGGCACTGTTCATGGGCATGGCGGTGTGCAGCATCGGCCTGTCCCTGCGTTACCGCACACCGATCACTGTCGCCTGGTCGACGCCCGGCGCGGCATTGCTGGTGACCAGCCTGGGCGGCGTTGCCTACCCTGAAGCGATTGGCGCCTTTATCACCTGCGCGGTGCTGGTGATGATCTGCGGTTTGACCGGCAGCTTCGAACGGCTGGTCAGACGCTTGCCGGCATCCCTGGCTGCGGCATTGCTGGCCGGAATCCTGTTCAAGATCGGCAGCGAGATTTTCGTCGCCGCTCAGCACCGCACAGCGCTGGTGCTGGGCATGTTCTTTACTTACCTGATCGTCAAACGCCTTTCGCCGCGCTACGCCGTGCTGGGCGCGCTGCTGGTGGGCGTCGCGCTGGCCGGTGTGCTCGGCTTGCTGGATTTCAGCGGGTTTGCCCTGGAAGTCGCCCTGCCGGTCTGGACCACGCCTGAATTCTCCCTGGCCGCGACGATCAGCATCGGTATTCCGTTGTTTGTGGTCGCCATGACCTCGCAGAACATGCCGGGTATCGCCGTGCTGCGCGCCGACGGTTATCAGGTGCCCGCCTCGCCGCTGATTTCCGCCACCGGCATTGCCTCCCTGATCCTCGCGCCGTTCGGCTCCCACGGGATCAATCTTGCGGCGATCAGCGCGGCAATCTGCACCGGCCCTCATGCCCATGAAGATCGGGACAAGCGTTATACCGCAGCGGTCTGGTGCGGGATTTTCTACGGCATCGCCGGAATTTTCGGCGCAACCCTTGCGGCCCTGTTTGCGGCATTTCCCAAGGAACTGGTGCTGTCCATCGCGGCCCTGGCGCTGTTTGGCTCGATCATCAACGGCCTGACCGTGGCAATGAACGAACCCAAGGAACGCGAAGCAGCGCTCATCACCTTCATGGTCACGGCATCGGGCCTGACGCTGTTTTCCATCGGCTCGGCGTTCTGGGGGATTGTTGCGGGGGTCTTGACGTTGTTGATTCTGAATGGGCGGCGGGGTTAA
- a CDS encoding MarR family transcriptional regulator — MLDLKNPATQQVAMEAFFFGYQAFTAKADEMLERRGCSRVHQRIVFFIARYPGLSVTELLSVLGVSKQALNAPLRQLVAMDLVQSAAPDSDKRKRLLALTPEGIKFEQALRREQVKLLQRVFRDAGQEAVDGWLAVNQALGQTRQSLAKPVEGHEEPIS; from the coding sequence ATGCTTGACCTTAAAAATCCCGCCACGCAGCAAGTCGCCATGGAAGCTTTTTTCTTCGGCTATCAGGCCTTCACTGCCAAGGCGGATGAAATGCTGGAGCGGCGCGGCTGCAGCCGGGTGCATCAACGCATCGTATTTTTTATCGCGCGCTACCCCGGCTTGAGCGTGACGGAGTTGCTGAGTGTGCTGGGCGTCAGCAAGCAAGCGCTGAATGCGCCTTTGCGCCAGCTGGTTGCCATGGATCTGGTGCAAAGCGCCGCGCCGGATAGCGACAAACGCAAGCGTTTGTTGGCACTGACTCCCGAAGGCATAAAGTTTGAACAGGCGCTACGCCGCGAACAGGTCAAGCTTTTACAACGGGTGTTTCGCGACGCGGGCCAGGAAGCAGTGGACGGTTGGCTGGCAGTAAACCAGGCGCTGGGGCAAACCCGACAAAGCCTGGCAAAACCTGTCGAGGGACACGAAGAACCGATTTCATGA